A genomic segment from Luteibacter aegosomatis encodes:
- the ligD gene encoding DNA ligase D — MSLDRYRRKRDFTRTREPAADAAVPKGARAIFVVQLHHASRRHFDFRLQVGDALRSWAVPKGPSYDPKVKRLAVEVEDHPVSYADFEGDIEEGYGKGHVDTFDHGIWATAGDAETQLRRGHLTFDLYGERLKGRWHLVRSGRKERQPAWFLIKAEDRYAGDVEADDLLDAKMRESTRRAAKTPATKAAAKRSTARKKAPPKTRKVSIASLRKAVAATKGAKRAAVPHDFFAPQLARLHDAPPKGDEWLHEVKWDGYRILAGVANGDVTLWSRNALVWNERVPDIVQAVEELGLDSARLDGELIALDAQGRSDFNALQKTLSGEAQAPLVYMLFDLPYLEGHDLSRAALVDRKALLERLLAHAPERLGYSSHNLGDGDQVFAMAMEQKLEGIISKRAQGAYHSGRNDDWWKIKRLESDEFAVVGYTPAKGSRVSFGSLLLARPAEGGGWTYMGRVGTGFTDQMLRDLGKSLAKGGAKKPVVRIDDIDPMLRGALWVAPTVVAEVYYRGIGNKHLLRQPSLKALRVDKSPDDLRDSDRSPRGKTTRQATGELAITHPDRLVYPDDGITKQDVVDYYRAVMPWLLPPIADRPTSIIRFPDGIAKHGFFQKHVMPGLKRVGTAKLKEDSGAQAVYLYPKDADGLIELVQFGAVEFHPWGSHVDTPDLADRVVFDLDPGDGVEWRRVIAAARLMRDVLGQLGLQSFVRTTGGKGLHVVVPLNPGADWATVKRFARGVAETLAAMHPLEFVASATKRIRNGRIYIDYLRNGRGATAVASYSLRGRPGAPVAVPLRWEELGRLASAAAFDLHSVPKRLSRQKRDPWEGIDAVRQDLAAVEARLGGLSEAPVPRKRLRTK; from the coding sequence ATGAGCCTCGACCGGTACCGTCGCAAGCGTGATTTCACCAGGACGCGCGAACCGGCGGCCGACGCGGCCGTGCCGAAGGGCGCCCGTGCCATCTTCGTGGTGCAGTTGCATCATGCCTCGCGCCGGCACTTCGATTTTCGCCTGCAGGTGGGCGACGCCCTGCGCAGTTGGGCGGTACCCAAGGGCCCCAGTTACGACCCCAAGGTGAAGCGCCTCGCCGTGGAGGTCGAAGATCACCCGGTGTCGTACGCCGATTTCGAAGGCGACATCGAGGAAGGCTACGGCAAGGGTCACGTGGACACCTTCGACCACGGCATCTGGGCGACGGCCGGCGATGCGGAAACGCAGTTGCGCAGGGGCCATCTCACCTTCGACCTGTACGGCGAACGGCTCAAGGGCCGCTGGCACCTGGTGCGCAGCGGCCGCAAGGAGCGCCAGCCCGCGTGGTTCCTGATCAAGGCCGAGGACCGCTACGCCGGCGACGTCGAAGCGGACGACCTGCTCGACGCGAAGATGCGCGAAAGCACGCGCCGCGCGGCGAAGACGCCCGCCACGAAGGCGGCCGCGAAGCGTTCCACCGCACGCAAGAAGGCGCCACCGAAAACGCGCAAGGTCTCGATCGCCAGCCTGCGCAAGGCCGTGGCCGCCACGAAGGGCGCGAAGCGAGCCGCCGTGCCGCACGATTTCTTCGCGCCCCAGTTGGCACGGCTGCACGACGCACCGCCCAAGGGCGACGAATGGCTGCACGAGGTGAAGTGGGATGGCTACCGCATCCTCGCCGGCGTCGCGAACGGCGACGTCACGCTGTGGTCGCGCAACGCGCTGGTCTGGAACGAACGCGTGCCCGACATCGTGCAGGCCGTGGAGGAACTGGGCTTGGACAGCGCGCGCCTCGACGGCGAGCTGATCGCCCTGGACGCGCAGGGCCGCAGCGACTTCAACGCCTTGCAGAAGACGCTGTCCGGCGAGGCGCAGGCGCCGCTGGTCTACATGCTGTTCGACCTGCCCTACCTCGAAGGCCACGACCTGAGCCGCGCGGCGCTCGTCGATCGCAAGGCCCTGCTCGAGCGCCTGCTCGCCCACGCACCCGAGCGACTCGGTTACAGCTCGCACAACCTCGGCGACGGCGACCAGGTGTTCGCCATGGCCATGGAACAGAAGCTCGAAGGCATCATCTCCAAGCGGGCCCAGGGGGCGTACCACAGCGGACGCAACGACGACTGGTGGAAGATCAAGCGGCTGGAGAGCGACGAGTTCGCGGTGGTCGGCTACACGCCGGCCAAGGGTTCGCGCGTGTCGTTCGGTTCGCTGTTGCTCGCGCGCCCCGCCGAGGGCGGCGGCTGGACCTACATGGGCCGCGTGGGCACGGGCTTTACCGACCAGATGCTTCGCGACCTGGGCAAGTCGCTCGCCAAGGGTGGCGCGAAAAAGCCCGTCGTGCGCATCGACGACATCGATCCGATGCTGCGCGGCGCGCTGTGGGTCGCGCCCACCGTGGTCGCCGAGGTCTATTACCGGGGCATCGGCAACAAGCACCTGCTGCGCCAGCCGAGCCTGAAGGCGTTGCGCGTGGACAAGTCGCCGGATGACCTGCGCGATTCGGACCGCTCGCCACGCGGGAAAACGACTCGGCAGGCTACCGGCGAGCTGGCGATCACCCACCCCGACCGCCTCGTCTATCCCGACGACGGCATCACCAAGCAGGACGTGGTCGACTACTACCGCGCCGTGATGCCCTGGCTGCTGCCGCCCATCGCCGACCGGCCGACGTCGATCATCCGTTTCCCCGACGGCATCGCCAAGCACGGTTTTTTCCAGAAGCACGTGATGCCAGGGCTGAAACGCGTCGGCACCGCGAAGCTCAAGGAAGACTCCGGCGCCCAGGCGGTCTACCTGTATCCGAAGGACGCGGACGGCCTCATCGAACTGGTGCAGTTCGGCGCCGTGGAATTCCATCCCTGGGGTTCGCACGTCGATACGCCCGACCTCGCCGACCGCGTGGTCTTCGACCTGGATCCGGGCGACGGCGTCGAATGGCGGCGAGTGATCGCCGCCGCGCGGCTGATGCGCGACGTGCTGGGCCAGCTCGGCCTGCAATCGTTCGTACGCACCACCGGCGGCAAGGGCCTGCACGTGGTGGTGCCGCTCAACCCCGGCGCGGACTGGGCCACGGTGAAACGCTTCGCGCGCGGGGTGGCCGAAACCCTCGCCGCCATGCACCCGCTGGAATTCGTCGCCAGCGCCACCAAGCGCATCCGCAACGGTCGCATCTACATCGATTACCTGCGCAACGGGCGCGGCGCCACGGCGGTGGCCTCGTACTCGCTGCGCGGACGACCGGGCGCGCCCGTGGCCGTGCCCTTGCGCTGGGAGGAACTGGGCCGCCTCGCGTCGGCGGCGGCATTCGACCTGCATTCGGTGCCGAAACGGCTTTCCCGGCAGAAGCGCGATCCGTGGGAAGGCATCGACGCCGTACGCCAGGACCTGGCCGCCGTGGAAGCCCGGCTCGGCGGCCTTTCGGAGGCACCCGTCCCCCGTAAGCGTTTGCGGACCAAGTAG